A portion of the Gigantopelta aegis isolate Gae_Host chromosome 10, Gae_host_genome, whole genome shotgun sequence genome contains these proteins:
- the LOC121383022 gene encoding rhomboid-related protein 2-like — MSGRRVEDVEMRALRSDLRRNFKPIFDRHDPEGLPVRDLQREMEDEGITDRIPRERLNELLDMADRDDNQLITYDEFINLMTSEQGLTKAERSAFRSVLAIAIENIVPKSMREDFLANYSCCPVPPLFIPLITLTEVIVFAVYAVELKEAGVAVTATSGVPMYSPLVYRPTRRYEAWRFLTYMFIHQGYIHLISNMLFQLLFGVMLEVVHKWWRILILYLLGVIAGSMAHSLTDHHVSLVGASGGVYALLGAHIASVIVNWREMNYKCCEGNIGRILLSAPVRLMIILVLVVPDTGLAIYRRISEPDNFKVGVTAHIGGFGAGLLLGVPILKNISRLPWETTLGWVTMAVYLAFVGFCVIFNGLYQGYPPTDWS; from the exons ATGTCTGGACGCCGAGTTGAGGATGTGGAAATGCGAGCGCTTCGCAGTGACCTACGCAGG AATTTCAAGCCAATTTTCGACAGA catGACCCGGAAGGTTTACCAGTTCGTGACCTACAGCGTGAGATGGAGGATGAGGGGATCACAGACAGAATTCCACGGGAACGGCTAAACGAGCTGCTCGATATGGCAGACAGGGATGATAATCAGCTCATCACCTATGACGAGTTCATTAATCTG ATGACGAGTGAGCAGGGACTGACTAAAGCCGAGCGGTCGGCGTTCCGCTCTGTCCTGGCCATTGCCATTGAAAATATAGTGCCGAAGAGCATGAGAGAGGACTTCCTGGCCAACTACAGCTGTTGTCCAGTACCGCCCCTCTTCATTCCTCTGATAACACTCACAGAG GTCATAGTGTTTGCGGTGTATGCAGTGGAACTGAAGGAAGCTGGTGTTGCTGTGACAGCCACCAGTGGGGTTCCCATGTACAGCCCTCTGGTGTACCGACCCACACGCCGATACGAGGCATGGCGCTTCCTCACTTACATGTTCATTCATCAAGG GTACATTCATTTGATAAGCAACATGTTGTTTCAGCTTCTGTTTGGAGTTATGCTGGAAGTCGTTCACAAATGGTGGAGAATACTCATTCTTTACTTGCTCGGTGTGATTGCAG GTTCTATGGCCCACTCCTTGACTGATCATCATGTGTCTCTAGTCGGAGCCAGTGGTGGGGTGTACGCATTGCTTGGAGCTCACATTGCCTCAGTCATTGTC AACTGGAGGGAGATGAATTACAAGTGTTGTGAGGGCAACATTGGCCGGATTCTGCTCAGTGCTCCGGTTCGACTCATGATTATCTTGGTGCTGG TTGTACCAGACACCGGGCTTGCAATTTACCGACGTATCTCAGAACCTGATAACTTTAAAGTTGGTGTAACTGCCCATATTGGAGGCTTTGGTGCAG GACTACTTCTTGGTGTTCCCATCCTGAAGAATATCAGTCGTCTTCCATGGGAGACAACTCTTGGCTGGGTTACCATGGCTGTCTATCTTGCTTTTGTTGGCTTCTGTGTTATTTTTAATGGATTGTATCAGGGATATCCTCCAACAGACTGGAGTTAA